A region of Paenibacillus sp. 37 DNA encodes the following proteins:
- a CDS encoding RelA/SpoT family protein, which produces MGIEQLLEKAGAYIKEPDLVRIREAYEFADHAHHGQTRKSGEPYILHPLAVADIVVNMQMDTISIIAALLHDVVEDTTVSLEEIRNHFGNTCAMLVDGLTKLERIKFRSKEEQQNENYRKMFIAMAQDIRVIVIKLADRLHNMRTLKFQSEESQRRISYETLEIFCPIANRLGISAIKWEMEDIALRYLNPQQYYRIANLMHKKRAEREQYIDTVMDGITNKLDEMGIQADLSGRPKHIYSVFKKMTTKNKQFNEIYDLLAIRIIVDNIKDCYATLGIIHTLWKPMPGRFKDYIAMPKANMYQSLHTTVVGPNGEPTEVQIRTWDMHRTAEFGIAAHWAYKEGAAAGPQFEDKITFFREILELQNEAQDASEFVESLKMDFFSDLVFVFTPKGEVIELPIGSVPLDFAYRIHTEVGNRTIGAKVNGRIVPLDYHLKTGDIIEILTSKHSYGPSQDWMKIAKSSHARAKIKQWFKKERREENVEKGRESCERELKRMGLDPSAWMTDDKLMEAAKKYAFNDIEDMLAAVGFGGITAAQIVTKATEKLRKEQEESSLLELNSEMRELKPAPERRNRPTNGIRVKGIDNLLVRFARCCNPVPGDDIIGYVTRGRGVSVHRSDCPNIPTSADGEEAARVIEVEWEENIEASYSVDIEITGHDRNGLLNEVLQAVSESKTNISAVTGRTDKNKLALVHVTILIRNTDHLQSVVERIKRVKDVYSVHRIMQ; this is translated from the coding sequence ATGGGCATAGAGCAATTACTCGAGAAGGCCGGGGCATATATCAAAGAACCCGATCTGGTGCGCATACGAGAAGCTTACGAATTTGCTGATCATGCCCACCATGGACAGACGCGAAAATCGGGAGAACCGTATATTCTGCATCCGCTTGCGGTTGCCGACATTGTTGTGAACATGCAGATGGACACCATCTCCATAATAGCAGCGCTTCTTCATGATGTAGTAGAGGATACTACGGTCTCACTTGAAGAGATCCGCAATCATTTCGGCAATACGTGTGCCATGCTTGTTGACGGCTTGACGAAGCTGGAACGTATTAAGTTCCGCTCCAAGGAAGAACAGCAGAACGAGAACTACCGCAAAATGTTCATCGCCATGGCGCAGGACATCCGTGTCATCGTGATCAAATTAGCTGACCGTCTGCATAATATGCGGACACTCAAGTTTCAGTCGGAAGAAAGCCAGCGCCGAATTTCATATGAGACGCTGGAAATTTTCTGTCCGATTGCGAACCGTCTGGGGATCTCTGCGATCAAATGGGAAATGGAGGACATCGCCCTCCGTTATTTGAATCCGCAGCAATATTACCGTATTGCGAACCTGATGCACAAAAAGCGTGCCGAACGTGAGCAATATATTGATACGGTTATGGACGGAATTACGAACAAACTCGATGAGATGGGCATTCAGGCAGACCTTTCGGGCCGCCCGAAACATATCTACAGCGTGTTCAAGAAAATGACCACCAAAAACAAGCAGTTTAACGAAATTTATGATCTGCTTGCCATTCGTATTATTGTGGATAATATCAAGGATTGTTATGCTACCCTGGGAATTATACACACCTTATGGAAACCGATGCCTGGACGTTTTAAAGACTATATTGCGATGCCAAAGGCGAATATGTACCAATCGCTGCATACAACCGTAGTTGGTCCCAATGGCGAACCAACGGAAGTACAGATCCGGACATGGGATATGCACCGGACTGCTGAATTTGGTATCGCTGCTCACTGGGCATATAAGGAAGGCGCAGCGGCAGGTCCGCAATTCGAAGATAAAATTACGTTCTTCCGCGAAATTCTTGAACTCCAAAATGAAGCACAGGACGCGTCAGAATTCGTAGAATCGCTCAAAATGGATTTCTTCTCGGATCTGGTATTTGTATTTACGCCAAAAGGAGAAGTCATTGAATTGCCGATCGGCTCTGTTCCTTTGGATTTTGCTTATCGAATTCATACGGAGGTTGGTAATCGGACCATTGGTGCCAAAGTAAACGGTCGGATTGTTCCGCTTGATTATCATCTGAAGACAGGTGATATCATCGAAATTTTGACGTCCAAACATTCTTACGGACCGAGCCAGGACTGGATGAAAATTGCGAAATCTTCTCATGCACGAGCGAAGATCAAGCAATGGTTCAAGAAGGAACGCCGTGAAGAAAACGTTGAAAAAGGTCGGGAAAGCTGTGAGCGTGAACTGAAACGTATGGGGCTTGATCCTTCTGCGTGGATGACGGATGACAAGTTGATGGAAGCTGCCAAAAAATATGCATTTAATGATATTGAGGACATGCTTGCGGCTGTTGGATTCGGTGGGATTACTGCTGCACAGATTGTAACCAAAGCAACCGAAAAACTGCGTAAAGAGCAGGAAGAATCCAGTTTGCTGGAATTAAATTCTGAGATGCGCGAGCTGAAACCTGCGCCTGAGCGCAGAAATCGACCAACCAACGGTATTCGTGTCAAAGGCATCGATAATCTGCTTGTTCGATTCGCACGATGCTGTAATCCTGTACCTGGAGATGACATTATCGGATACGTTACACGTGGACGCGGCGTTTCCGTACACCGTAGTGACTGTCCGAATATTCCTACAAGTGCAGACGGTGAAGAAGCAGCACGTGTTATAGAGGTCGAGTGGGAAGAGAATATCGAAGCAAGTTACAGTGTGGATATTGAGATTACAGGCCATGATCGGAATGGCTTGCTCAATGAGGTACTTCAGGCTGTATCTGAAAGTAAAACCAATATATCTGCCGTTACAGGACGGACAGATAAAAATAAATTAGCATTGGTGCACGTCACAATTCTGATTCGTAATACGGATCATCTGCAATCCGTTGTAGAACGGATCAAACGTGTGAAAGATGTCTATTCAGTGCATCGGATTATGCAGTAA
- the uraA gene encoding uracil permease, with the protein MQREIQVNQKMPLGSGSLLSLQHLFAMFGSTVLVPNLFGVDPSMILLMNGIGTLLYILMCKGKIPAYLGSSFAFIAPVTMVLKENPGNGYSMALGAFIITGIVFCLVALIIKYAGTGWINVVFPPAVMGAIVALIGLELVPVAAGMAGLINSDPVANPNWFPQAKPIILSMVTLGITVIGAVTFRGFPKIIHILIGIVSGYVLGSLMGLVDKQAIGQADFISLPTVTTPTFDWSVIFTILPVALVVIVEHIGHLLVTSSIVGKDLSKDPGLHRSLLGNGVSTILSGFVGSTPNTTYGENIGVMALTRVYSTYVIGGAAVIAIVLSFSGTFSALVANIPVPVMGGVSLLLFGVIAASGLRILVEQKVDFAKPTNLLLTTLVLVIGLSGTEVVFYGVHLKGMALATIVGILMSLLFKLFEVMGWLNDDSQKQPITEKTPD; encoded by the coding sequence TTGCAACGCGAAATTCAGGTTAATCAAAAGATGCCACTTGGCTCAGGTTCACTGCTTAGCCTTCAGCATTTGTTCGCCATGTTTGGCAGCACGGTGCTTGTACCTAACCTGTTCGGTGTCGATCCAAGTATGATCCTGCTGATGAACGGGATTGGAACACTGTTGTACATACTGATGTGTAAAGGTAAGATTCCAGCATATCTCGGATCAAGCTTTGCCTTTATCGCACCTGTCACAATGGTATTAAAAGAAAATCCAGGTAACGGTTACTCCATGGCACTGGGCGCCTTTATCATTACAGGTATTGTGTTCTGCCTCGTAGCCCTCATTATTAAATATGCTGGTACCGGATGGATTAACGTAGTCTTTCCCCCAGCAGTTATGGGTGCCATTGTTGCCCTGATCGGTCTGGAACTCGTACCCGTTGCAGCTGGTATGGCCGGATTAATTAATTCGGATCCTGTAGCTAACCCCAACTGGTTTCCTCAGGCAAAACCCATTATTCTCTCTATGGTCACGCTCGGAATCACTGTCATTGGAGCCGTGACGTTCCGTGGTTTCCCCAAAATCATTCATATTTTAATCGGAATTGTATCCGGTTATGTATTGGGTAGTTTAATGGGTCTCGTAGACAAACAAGCTATTGGACAAGCTGATTTCATCTCACTACCGACTGTAACCACACCTACATTTGACTGGTCCGTCATTTTCACCATTTTACCTGTAGCGCTTGTCGTTATCGTAGAACATATTGGACATTTACTTGTAACCAGCAGCATTGTGGGCAAAGATCTTTCGAAAGACCCAGGCCTCCATCGTTCCCTGCTTGGTAACGGGGTATCCACCATTCTTTCCGGGTTTGTAGGATCTACTCCCAATACAACCTATGGTGAGAACATCGGTGTTATGGCACTGACCCGCGTATACTCTACATACGTCATTGGTGGGGCAGCGGTTATTGCAATCGTGCTCTCCTTCTCAGGGACGTTCTCAGCACTTGTAGCTAACATTCCTGTGCCTGTTATGGGTGGGGTATCCCTGCTTCTGTTCGGAGTTATTGCAGCATCGGGTCTGCGTATTCTGGTTGAACAGAAAGTCGACTTTGCCAAGCCGACCAATTTACTGCTTACTACACTTGTACTGGTCATTGGACTGAGTGGTACTGAGGTTGTCTTCTACGGCGTTCATCTGAAAGGGATGGCACTGGCAACCATCGTCGGAATCCTGATGAGCTTGTTGTTCAAACTGTTTGAAGTAATGGGTTGGTTGAATGACGATTCGCAAAAACAGCCTATCACTGAAAAAACGCCGGATTAA